One Myotis daubentonii chromosome 12, mMyoDau2.1, whole genome shotgun sequence genomic region harbors:
- the GDF7 gene encoding growth/differentiation factor 7 has protein sequence MDLSAAAALCLWLLSACRPRDGLEAAAVLRVAGAGPAESPGGGGGGGRTLVAAAGASAAPAAAAPGARASRRAAGSGFRNGSVVPHQFMMSLYRSLAGRAPAGAAAASSAGSGRHGRADTITGFADQATQDESAAETGQRFLFDLSSLADADEVVGAELRVLRREPPEHGRGPPVPPPLLQLSTCPDAARAPSLLRSRAAEPLSGERWEVFDVADAVRSHRREPRAPRTFCLWLRAAAGPARGPLALGRLGFGARGGGGAAAEERALLVVSSRTQRKESLFREIRAQARTLGAAPAAEQPPDPGPGTGALTAVLGGRRRRRTALAGARAAPGGGGGGGGGAGRGHGRRGRTRCSRKPLHVDFKELGWDDWIIAPLDYQAYHCEGVCDFPLRSHLEPTNHAIIQTLLNSMAPDAAPASCCVPARLSPISILYIDAANNVVYKQYEDMVVEACGCR, from the exons ATGGACCTGAGCGCGGCCGCCGCGCTGTGCCTCTGGCTGCTGAGCGCCTGCCGCCCCCGCGACGGGCTCGAAGCCGCCGCGGTGCTGCGAgtggcgggggcagggccggccgagagcccggggggcggcggcggcggcgggcgcacCCTCGTCGCGGCTGCGGGCGCCTCTGCTGCCCCGGCCGCCGCGGCTCCCGGGGCCCGCGCCTCGCGCCGCGCCGCCGGCTCCGGCTTCAGGAACGGCTCGGTGGTGCCGCACCAGTTCATGATGTCGCTTTACCGGAGCCTGGCCGGGAGGGCTCCggccggggccgccgccgcctcctccgcgGGCTCTGGCCGCCACGGCCGCGCGGACACCATCACCGGCTTCGCGGACCAGGCGACCCAAG ACGAATCGGCAGCCGAGACCGGCCAGAGGTTCCTGTTCGACCTGTCCAGCCTGGCCGACGCGGATGAGGTGGTGGGCGCGGAGCTGCGGGTGCTGCGCCGCGAGCCCCCGGAGCACGGCCGCGGCCCGCCGGTGCCCCCGCCGCTGCTGCAGCTGTCCACGTGCCCCGACGCCGCGCGCGCGCCGAGCCTGCTGCGCTCTCGGGCCGCCGAGCCCCTGAGCGGGGAGCGCTGGGAGGTGTTCGACGTGGCGGACGCTGTCCGGAGCCACCGCCGGGAGCCGCGCGCCCCCCGCACGTTCTGCCTGTGGTTGCGCGCGGCGGCGGGTCCGGCGCGGGGGCCGCTGGCGCTGGGACGGCTGGGCTTCGGCgctcgcggcggcggcggcgcggcggcggAGGAGCGCGCGCTGCTGGTGGTCTCCTCCCGCACGCAGAGAAAGGAGAGCCTGTTCCGAGAGATCCGCGCCCAGGCCCGCACGCTCGGGGCCGCGCCGGCCGCCGAACAGCCGCCCGACCCGGGACCCGGCACCGGGGCGCTGACTGCTGTCCTTGGCGGTCGCAGGAGGCGGCGGACCGCGCTGGCTGGGGCCCGGGCTgcgccgggcggcggcggcggcggcggcgggggcgcgggccgCGGCCACGGGCGCCGGGGCCGGACCCGCTGTAGCCGCAAGCCGCTGCACGTGGACTTTAAGGAGCTGGGCTGGGATGACTGGATCATCGCGCCGCTGGACTACCAAGCGTACCACTGCGAGGGCGTCTGCGACTTCCCGCTGCGCTCGCACCTCGAGCCCACCAACCACGCCATCATCCAGACGCTGCTCAACTCCATGGCGCCCGACGCGGCGCCGGCCTCCTGCTGCGTGCCCGCGCGCCTCAGCCCCATCAGCATCCTCTACATCGACGCCGCCAACAACGTGGTCTACAAGCAATACGAGGACATGGTGGTGGAGGCGTGCGGCTGCAGGTAG